In Hydrogenovibrio marinus, a single genomic region encodes these proteins:
- the rsxC gene encoding electron transport complex subunit RsxC, with product MKVSFFKFLAKIYPMAKRRLYRFSGGVFPRYNKSLSKQHPIHKSFIPDELILPLHQHVGVETEPKVQVGDKVLKNQCLAESKKGLSAPVHAPTSGEIIAIENRTLPHPSGLTGLCIVLKPDFKDETIDNILKTDGKTPSDPKALKELVYRAGIVGMGGAGFPTFAKIPDEKGKIHTLLVNGAECEPFITCDDILMQTHPKDIIRGAMIVAEALGCERIICGIEDNKPEAIECMQAAVAELAPPNLVEIQPVPTVYPMGGQKQLTQQLTGIEVPAHAHAVDIGLLMMNVATFAAIFHAVRHGKPLTSRYVTVSGLGLNRPFNIEALIGTSFEDLVELAEPKTKLNYPLVQGGPMMGFEMPNNHVPVIKTTNCILANPPKPAEMVMPCIRCGECMDACPVNLLPQQLYWHARSHEFDKAEKLNLFDCIECGCCSFVCPSHIPLVQYYRFAKGEVKKNKQETLSTQRAKERHEAKLAREERIKQEREAKLKAKKEAVKRKAASEAGQETATQTPEKKAPAAVVAARAAAARKKAAQSNDVTATEEMKVSASEKQSDAPLSAREKAIAAAKKRAQAATDKSELTQNSSSSDKSASPAMSAREKAMAAAKKRAQAAKKSESMVSQSETIKDATPDTSDENEPKLDAKTRARLAAQKRAQEMAAKHQAHTDQTEIPTQQENTAEVEEKPVVDKRKAAMEAAKKRAAARKKPQPDNTETSGSDS from the coding sequence ATGAAAGTCAGTTTCTTTAAATTTCTTGCCAAAATCTATCCTATGGCGAAGCGTCGACTTTATCGTTTCAGTGGTGGCGTTTTTCCTCGCTACAACAAAAGCTTGTCGAAACAGCACCCTATTCATAAGAGCTTTATCCCGGACGAGTTGATTCTGCCTCTTCACCAACACGTCGGTGTCGAGACTGAACCAAAAGTTCAGGTGGGTGACAAAGTTCTCAAAAACCAATGTCTTGCTGAAAGCAAAAAAGGTCTAAGCGCCCCAGTGCATGCACCGACATCCGGTGAAATCATCGCCATTGAGAATCGTACCCTTCCTCATCCATCCGGATTGACCGGGCTTTGCATCGTGCTGAAACCGGATTTCAAAGATGAGACCATTGATAACATTTTGAAAACCGATGGCAAAACACCATCGGATCCTAAAGCATTAAAAGAACTGGTTTACCGAGCAGGTATCGTGGGCATGGGCGGAGCCGGCTTCCCTACTTTTGCCAAAATACCGGATGAAAAAGGCAAAATCCACACCCTACTGGTCAACGGTGCTGAGTGTGAACCCTTTATCACCTGTGATGATATTTTGATGCAGACGCATCCTAAGGACATTATTCGTGGCGCGATGATTGTCGCCGAGGCTTTAGGTTGCGAGCGCATTATCTGCGGCATCGAAGACAATAAACCTGAAGCCATTGAGTGCATGCAGGCAGCCGTGGCAGAACTCGCCCCCCCCAACCTGGTAGAAATTCAACCTGTTCCAACGGTTTACCCGATGGGCGGACAAAAACAGCTGACACAGCAACTGACGGGTATTGAAGTACCTGCACATGCACATGCGGTCGACATCGGTCTATTGATGATGAACGTCGCCACCTTTGCTGCTATTTTTCATGCCGTACGTCACGGCAAGCCTTTGACATCACGTTATGTGACGGTTTCCGGTTTGGGGCTGAACCGCCCATTCAATATCGAAGCATTGATAGGAACGTCCTTTGAGGATTTAGTTGAGCTTGCAGAACCAAAAACCAAACTCAATTATCCCCTTGTACAGGGTGGCCCGATGATGGGCTTTGAAATGCCAAACAATCATGTACCGGTCATTAAAACCACTAACTGTATCCTGGCGAATCCACCGAAGCCCGCCGAAATGGTGATGCCTTGTATTCGCTGTGGAGAATGCATGGATGCTTGCCCGGTCAATCTATTGCCTCAACAACTGTACTGGCATGCTCGCAGTCATGAGTTCGACAAGGCAGAAAAACTCAATCTATTCGACTGCATCGAATGCGGATGCTGTAGTTTTGTGTGCCCAAGCCATATCCCACTCGTACAATACTACCGCTTTGCCAAAGGTGAAGTGAAAAAGAACAAGCAAGAAACTTTGTCGACCCAACGTGCGAAAGAACGTCATGAGGCAAAATTGGCACGTGAAGAACGCATCAAACAAGAGCGTGAAGCGAAACTGAAAGCCAAAAAAGAAGCCGTTAAGCGCAAAGCGGCAAGTGAAGCCGGGCAAGAAACTGCTACTCAAACGCCCGAGAAAAAAGCACCTGCTGCTGTGGTAGCCGCTAGAGCGGCGGCCGCTCGTAAAAAAGCTGCACAATCAAATGATGTCACAGCCACTGAAGAAATGAAAGTTTCTGCGAGCGAAAAACAGTCTGATGCACCGCTATCTGCAAGGGAAAAAGCAATTGCCGCAGCCAAGAAACGCGCGCAAGCCGCTACAGATAAATCTGAGTTGACACAAAATTCCTCTAGCTCCGATAAATCCGCTTCGCCTGCTATGTCCGCACGCGAAAAAGCGATGGCTGCCGCCAAAAAACGTGCACAGGCAGCTAAAAAGTCGGAAAGCATGGTTTCACAATCCGAAACCATAAAAGATGCCACACCAGATACTTCTGATGAGAATGAGCCAAAGTTGGATGCAAAGACCCGAGCACGTTTAGCGGCACAGAAGCGTGCTCAGGAAATGGCTGCAAAACATCAAGCACACACAGACCAAACGGAAATACCTACACAGCAAGAAAACACTGCGGAGGTGGAAGAAAAGCCAGTGGTCGACAAGCGTAAAGCAGCAATGGAAGCTGCGAAAAAACGTGCCGCCGCACGTAAGAAACCCCAGCCTGACAATACTGAAACATCAGGAAGTGATTCATGA
- the rsxB gene encoding electron transport complex subunit RsxB yields the protein MISAILIFLGLALVFGLLLGFAAVRFKVEGNPMADQIDNILPQTQCGQCGFPGCRPYAEALANGDSEVNLCVPGGHEVMIHISEITNREPKEMEEVPEAAEGKIVAIIDEDTCIGCVHCIKACPVDAIVGATKLMHTVIESECTGCEKCVPVCPVDCITMIPIEPTLQNWSWAEPDPTASTRPLIEKFS from the coding sequence ATGATTTCCGCCATACTGATTTTCTTAGGGCTTGCATTGGTTTTCGGCTTATTGCTGGGATTTGCCGCTGTCCGCTTCAAAGTTGAAGGCAATCCAATGGCGGATCAAATCGACAACATCCTGCCGCAAACGCAATGCGGACAATGCGGTTTTCCAGGCTGTCGCCCTTATGCGGAAGCGTTGGCAAATGGAGACTCCGAAGTGAATCTGTGTGTTCCGGGTGGACATGAAGTCATGATTCATATCTCGGAAATCACCAACCGTGAACCCAAAGAAATGGAAGAAGTTCCGGAAGCTGCAGAGGGCAAAATTGTCGCCATTATTGACGAAGACACCTGTATTGGCTGCGTCCACTGCATCAAGGCATGCCCTGTGGATGCAATTGTCGGCGCAACAAAACTCATGCATACCGTTATCGAATCCGAGTGTACCGGTTGCGAAAAATGTGTACCCGTTTGTCCTGTAGACTGTATCACCATGATTCCGATAGAGCCTACATTGCAAAACTGGAGCTGGGCAGAACCTGACCCAACGGCAAGTACTCGCCCGTTAATTGAGAAGTTTTCATGA
- the rsxA gene encoding electron transport complex subunit RsxA: MTEYFVILISTILVNNFVLVKFLGLCPFMGVSKKTDAAVGMGLATTFVMTLSSVLSYLINTYLLVPFHLEFLQTIGFILAIAAVVGFTEMAIHKTSPVLYQVLGIYIPLITTNCAVLGVALLNVGERHNFLESALYGFGAAVGFSLVMVLFASIRERVEYADVPKPFQGVPIALITAGLMSIAFMGFGGLVK, from the coding sequence ATGACAGAGTATTTTGTAATCCTAATCAGTACCATTTTGGTAAACAACTTCGTGCTGGTTAAATTCCTAGGGCTTTGCCCGTTCATGGGTGTTTCCAAGAAGACCGATGCCGCGGTCGGCATGGGCTTGGCAACTACCTTTGTTATGACGCTGTCTTCCGTTTTAAGCTACCTAATCAATACCTATTTACTGGTTCCCTTCCACCTGGAATTTTTGCAGACCATCGGTTTTATCTTGGCGATTGCCGCCGTGGTTGGTTTTACTGAAATGGCTATCCATAAAACCAGTCCAGTTTTATATCAAGTATTAGGCATCTACATCCCGCTGATTACCACTAACTGTGCTGTACTAGGGGTTGCCCTGTTGAATGTGGGCGAACGTCACAACTTCTTGGAATCTGCACTCTATGGTTTTGGCGCGGCAGTTGGTTTCTCTTTGGTCATGGTGCTATTCGCATCCATTCGCGAACGCGTTGAGTATGCAGATGTTCCTAAGCCTTTTCAAGGCGTTCCAATTGCTTTGATAACCGCTGGACTCATGTCCATTGCCTTTATGGGCTTTGGCGGTCTCGTCAAGTAA
- the metG gene encoding methionine--tRNA ligase → MTQTASRKILITSALPYANGPIHLGHLVEYIQTDIWSRFQKMRGNECYYVCADDAHGTPIMLRAQAEGIAPEELIARVSEEHQRDFAGFNIAFDHYHSTHSPENRHFASYIYEQLKAKGHISRKTITQFYDPEKQMFLPDRFIKGTCPKCKAEDQYGDNCEVCGATYSPTELLNPKSAVSGATPVEKETDHLFFELDHFGDMLKEWTHKGHLQTQIANKLDEWFESGLRGWDISRDAPYFGFEIPGEQDKFFYVWLDAPVGYMASFKALCDKTGINFDDFWKQGSDAELYHFIGKDIIYFHALFWPAMLSGADFRTPDAIFAHGFLTVDGQKMSKSRGTFIMAKTYLDHLNSEYLRYYFATKLNSRIDDLDLNIEDFVQRVNSDLVGKVVNIASRCAGFVVKKFNGKLADDFSDNAKSLYQSFVAESEMIASLYEKREYGQAMREIMALADRANEYIDETAPWVLAKQEGKEAELHESVSVGINLFRVLLTYLAPVLPETAEKALGFLQLNTLDWNAIESPLMGHTIQKFQPLMTRVEMDAVEKMIEDSKQSMPAAQPQATAPAAANADIDPIAPEITFDDFAKLDFRIAKIVNAEAVPEADKLLKLTLDIGLEQRQVFAGIKSAYQPEELVGKLTVMVANLAPRKMRFGMSEGMVLAAGPGGKDLFILNPDEGAQPGMRVK, encoded by the coding sequence ATGACACAAACAGCTAGCCGAAAAATCCTGATTACAAGCGCGCTTCCATACGCAAACGGTCCTATTCACTTGGGGCACTTGGTTGAATATATCCAAACCGACATTTGGTCTCGCTTTCAGAAAATGCGAGGAAACGAGTGTTATTACGTCTGTGCAGACGATGCTCATGGAACCCCGATCATGCTACGCGCACAAGCCGAAGGCATTGCGCCTGAAGAGTTGATTGCACGCGTCTCTGAAGAACATCAACGTGACTTTGCCGGCTTCAACATTGCTTTTGATCATTATCACTCTACGCATTCACCGGAAAACCGTCATTTTGCTAGCTATATCTATGAACAGCTAAAAGCAAAAGGTCATATTTCACGTAAAACAATTACCCAGTTTTATGACCCGGAAAAACAAATGTTCTTACCGGATCGTTTTATCAAAGGAACCTGCCCTAAGTGTAAAGCAGAAGATCAATACGGCGATAACTGCGAAGTTTGCGGGGCAACCTATAGCCCAACCGAACTTTTGAACCCAAAATCTGCTGTATCAGGCGCCACGCCAGTTGAAAAAGAAACTGACCATTTGTTCTTTGAATTAGATCACTTCGGCGACATGCTGAAAGAATGGACTCACAAAGGTCACCTTCAAACACAAATCGCCAATAAACTTGACGAGTGGTTTGAGTCAGGACTTCGTGGCTGGGATATTTCACGTGATGCCCCTTACTTCGGATTTGAGATTCCAGGTGAACAAGATAAGTTCTTCTATGTGTGGTTGGATGCACCAGTCGGTTATATGGCAAGCTTCAAAGCGCTTTGCGATAAGACCGGTATCAACTTTGATGACTTCTGGAAACAAGGCAGTGACGCCGAACTTTACCACTTCATCGGTAAAGACATCATCTACTTCCACGCTCTTTTCTGGCCTGCAATGTTATCCGGTGCGGACTTCAGAACACCAGATGCTATTTTCGCTCATGGCTTCCTGACGGTTGACGGACAAAAAATGTCGAAGTCCCGCGGTACATTCATCATGGCAAAAACCTACTTGGATCATCTGAATTCAGAATACTTGCGCTACTACTTCGCTACCAAATTGAACAGCCGCATCGACGATTTGGATTTGAACATAGAAGACTTCGTCCAACGCGTCAACTCTGATCTTGTCGGTAAAGTTGTCAATATTGCAAGCCGTTGTGCCGGATTCGTGGTGAAGAAATTTAACGGCAAATTGGCTGACGACTTTTCGGATAACGCCAAGTCGCTTTACCAGTCTTTTGTTGCTGAATCAGAAATGATTGCTTCACTTTACGAAAAACGTGAATACGGTCAAGCGATGCGCGAAATAATGGCATTAGCCGATAGAGCTAACGAATACATTGATGAAACAGCACCTTGGGTATTGGCAAAACAAGAAGGCAAAGAAGCTGAACTTCATGAATCCGTAAGTGTCGGCATCAACCTGTTCCGCGTACTGCTGACTTATTTGGCGCCCGTTCTGCCAGAAACCGCTGAAAAAGCACTCGGTTTCTTACAGCTCAACACTTTAGACTGGAATGCGATTGAATCGCCATTGATGGGTCATACCATTCAAAAGTTCCAACCACTAATGACTCGAGTTGAAATGGATGCCGTTGAAAAAATGATTGAAGATTCCAAACAAAGCATGCCTGCGGCTCAACCTCAAGCAACAGCGCCTGCAGCTGCAAACGCGGATATCGACCCTATTGCACCGGAAATCACATTTGACGACTTTGCCAAGCTGGATTTTCGTATCGCAAAAATCGTCAATGCTGAAGCAGTACCGGAAGCTGATAAACTATTAAAGCTGACACTGGATATCGGCCTGGAACAGCGTCAGGTATTTGCCGGTATCAAATCGGCCTATCAGCCTGAAGAGTTGGTTGGCAAGCTGACGGTCATGGTCGCCAACCTAGCCCCAAGAAAAATGCGTTTTGGCATGTCCGAAGGTATGGTCCTCGCTGCCGGTCCTGGCGGCAAAGACTTATTCATCTTAAATCCTGATGAAGGCGCTCAACCTGGAATGCGTGTAAAATAA
- a CDS encoding STAS domain-containing protein produces MGVKTQVNDGVVNIYIKGNFDISCYDDFNRTLNEHLDSASKFVIDLSETTYMDSSALGMLLLLREKTGGNPAKIEFTNVTPEVMNILKVAKFDQLFTIV; encoded by the coding sequence ATGGGTGTAAAAACTCAGGTGAATGATGGTGTGGTGAATATCTACATTAAAGGGAATTTTGATATTAGTTGCTACGATGATTTCAACAGGACGTTGAATGAGCACTTAGATTCGGCATCCAAGTTCGTGATAGACCTGTCAGAGACCACTTATATGGACAGTTCGGCACTTGGTATGTTGTTGTTGCTTCGAGAGAAAACAGGCGGTAATCCTGCGAAAATCGAGTTTACCAATGTGACTCCAGAAGTAATGAATATTCTAAAGGTGGCGAAATTTGACCAATTGTTCACGATTGTCTAG
- a CDS encoding PP2C family protein-serine/threonine phosphatase — MRILVVDPSETNRFYLKLVLEKNGYDVLLASNGLDAYQIFESEPVDLVISELTLPFMSAYDLVEKIKSNSSNQMIPVFILTNEVCSEAIQKALEVGADDFLQKPYSEQLFLAKILSLLRMKQLTTELYKSNQTISSLHKNLELEHRSAERIFEKFVHGPGKLVPGLETHIKPASIFNGDVFLSTVMPSGSVLVLLGDFTGHGLPAAIGAIPVAEVFYSMVRRGRTPSEVLSVINSKLEEILPTHIFFSCIMVKIQPDRKLVSIFNAGMQPIIQLNTQTRETEEYASSSPPLGILNTNEMSLDFLRVEVEPEDCFFLYTDGIVEVMDAKRKMFGLERLVHEISSHDNPTINDLVESAKLFSAEPLFEDDVTIIKLSMNEILSENKQKFLRSSNIEVKPSTQWRLTFDFCHKNIRVNGNPTEGIVDAIMVMQPLISFKEDLYLVISELYANAVEHGLLNLDSSIKDQPDGFSKFSELKNQRLSTLEDGKITICVKQVPKSQHSGEIEIRVSHSSFSESENDHQSVKQLMAEAKENAFSGRGLLLVKALCQSLTLDLDNATATAVFVWQQPEALNEA, encoded by the coding sequence TTGAGAATTCTCGTAGTTGACCCGTCCGAAACAAACCGTTTTTATTTAAAGCTCGTTCTTGAAAAAAACGGTTATGACGTTCTGCTTGCATCCAATGGTTTGGATGCCTATCAAATTTTCGAGTCAGAACCAGTTGATCTGGTTATTTCTGAATTAACCTTGCCTTTTATGAGCGCATACGACTTGGTTGAGAAGATTAAGTCGAACTCGTCAAATCAAATGATTCCCGTTTTTATCTTGACGAACGAAGTGTGTTCCGAGGCGATACAAAAAGCCCTTGAAGTTGGTGCTGACGACTTCTTGCAAAAACCTTATTCCGAGCAGTTGTTTCTAGCCAAGATATTGTCTCTATTGCGCATGAAACAGTTGACGACAGAGCTTTATAAGTCGAATCAAACCATTTCTTCTTTACACAAAAACCTGGAGCTTGAACACCGTTCTGCTGAGCGTATTTTCGAGAAGTTTGTACATGGTCCTGGAAAGTTGGTTCCAGGTTTGGAAACACACATTAAGCCAGCTTCGATTTTTAACGGAGATGTCTTTCTTTCTACAGTGATGCCTTCTGGAAGTGTATTGGTATTGCTGGGAGATTTTACTGGGCATGGTTTACCAGCAGCAATCGGCGCGATTCCTGTTGCGGAAGTTTTCTATTCCATGGTGCGAAGAGGGCGTACACCTTCCGAGGTGTTGAGTGTTATCAACAGCAAGTTGGAAGAAATACTGCCAACGCATATTTTCTTCAGTTGCATCATGGTTAAGATTCAACCGGATCGAAAGTTGGTTTCTATCTTTAACGCCGGTATGCAGCCTATTATCCAGTTGAATACTCAAACAAGAGAAACCGAGGAGTATGCGTCGAGTTCACCGCCTTTGGGTATCTTGAATACCAATGAGATGTCGCTGGATTTCTTACGTGTTGAGGTGGAGCCAGAAGATTGTTTCTTTTTGTACACGGATGGTATTGTGGAGGTCATGGATGCCAAGCGCAAAATGTTTGGCTTAGAGCGTCTAGTCCATGAAATATCATCGCATGATAATCCTACAATTAATGATTTGGTCGAGTCGGCAAAACTCTTTAGTGCCGAGCCTTTGTTTGAAGATGATGTTACGATTATCAAGTTATCAATGAACGAGATTCTTAGTGAGAACAAACAAAAGTTTTTGAGGTCATCTAATATTGAGGTTAAGCCGTCAACACAATGGCGGTTAACGTTTGATTTTTGTCATAAGAATATTCGCGTTAACGGCAATCCAACAGAAGGGATTGTGGACGCCATTATGGTCATGCAGCCGTTGATTTCTTTTAAAGAAGACTTGTACTTGGTGATATCTGAGCTTTATGCCAATGCGGTGGAGCACGGTTTATTGAATCTTGATTCATCCATTAAGGATCAACCAGACGGGTTCAGTAAGTTTAGCGAACTTAAGAACCAACGTTTGTCGACGTTGGAAGACGGTAAAATCACCATCTGTGTCAAACAGGTTCCGAAAAGTCAGCATTCTGGAGAGATAGAGATTCGAGTTTCTCATTCTTCATTCAGCGAGTCCGAAAATGACCATCAGAGTGTAAAACAGTTAATGGCTGAAGCTAAAGAAAACGCGTTTTCCGGGAGAGGGTTGCTGTTGGTGAAAGCACTGTGTCAATCTCTGACGTTGGACTTGGATAATGCAACCGCAACCGCCGTTTTTGTTTGGCAACAACCTGAGGCACTCAACGAAGCCTAG
- the apbC gene encoding iron-sulfur cluster carrier protein ApbC: MSFLKKIFSSALSEPLQNDLESAIHNLNIEGVDSSVFHDKILKDASFKKGILSLDISLPFAARSLWPALEQQLSHTLLQNEEVKEIKVSWATDIITHQTQNQSQPLAGVKNIIAVASGKGGVGKSTTSVNLALALQQEGAKVGILDADIYGPSVPTMLGIHDKPQTLDGKSMEPLEAHGLKLMSIGFLIDPAEPMIWRGPIVTQTLMQLLKETNWSDLDYLVIDLPPGTGDVQLTLSQQIPVTGAVVVTTPQEIALIDARKGLKMFEKVNIPILGIIENMSTHVCSQCGHEEAIFGEHGGATLATESNTKLLGQLPLDSHIRIGMDTGKPALVEQPAGEIAGRYRQMAWAIGSDIALQRKSYASVFPNIVVENS; this comes from the coding sequence ATGAGCTTCCTAAAAAAAATATTCTCTTCCGCTCTCAGTGAACCTCTACAGAATGACTTGGAATCCGCCATTCACAACCTGAATATTGAAGGGGTTGATAGCTCTGTCTTTCATGACAAAATACTAAAAGATGCCAGTTTTAAAAAAGGTATTCTTAGCCTTGATATCAGCTTGCCTTTCGCTGCGCGCTCATTATGGCCTGCTCTGGAACAACAACTCAGTCATACGCTCCTTCAGAATGAAGAAGTTAAAGAAATCAAAGTCAGTTGGGCTACTGACATTATTACCCACCAAACTCAAAATCAGTCGCAACCACTGGCAGGGGTTAAAAACATCATTGCAGTGGCATCCGGTAAAGGCGGTGTTGGTAAATCCACAACCAGTGTGAACTTGGCGTTAGCACTTCAACAAGAAGGCGCAAAAGTTGGAATTCTAGATGCTGATATTTACGGTCCAAGCGTTCCGACAATGCTTGGTATTCACGATAAGCCACAGACATTGGATGGCAAAAGCATGGAACCTTTAGAAGCCCACGGCCTTAAGCTGATGTCTATTGGCTTTTTAATTGACCCTGCGGAACCAATGATTTGGCGTGGGCCTATCGTCACACAGACACTTATGCAGTTGTTGAAAGAAACAAACTGGTCAGACTTGGATTATTTGGTAATTGATCTTCCTCCAGGAACGGGAGATGTTCAACTTACCTTATCACAGCAAATCCCGGTGACGGGTGCGGTTGTGGTAACAACCCCACAGGAAATTGCTTTAATTGATGCTCGCAAAGGTTTGAAAATGTTTGAAAAAGTAAATATTCCAATTCTAGGCATTATTGAAAACATGAGTACACATGTCTGTAGCCAATGTGGGCATGAAGAAGCTATTTTCGGCGAGCATGGCGGTGCCACTCTGGCAACGGAATCCAATACCAAACTGCTTGGACAACTTCCACTAGACAGTCATATCAGAATTGGAATGGACACAGGAAAACCTGCACTGGTTGAACAACCTGCTGGAGAAATTGCCGGTCGTTACCGCCAAATGGCCTGGGCAATTGGCAGTGACATTGCTTTACAACGAAAAAGCTATGCATCAGTGTTCCCCAACATCGTGGTGGAGAATAGCTAA
- the dcd gene encoding dCTP deaminase, producing MKLSDRDIIQHLKIGKIGIEPMPDQSKIKGISVDLRLDNKFRVFNDHTAPYIDLSGPSNQMQKIMDTIMGDEITIAEGDAFFLHPGELALAATFESVSIPDDLVGWLDGRSSLARLGLMVHVTAHRIDPGWNGQIVLEIFNSGKLPLALRPGMDICAINFETLSSAAIKPYNKRADAKYRDQKGPTASRITQDQARNMDERQLDLLS from the coding sequence ATGAAGTTAAGCGATAGAGATATTATCCAGCATTTAAAAATCGGCAAAATCGGAATCGAGCCTATGCCTGATCAGAGCAAAATCAAAGGCATTAGCGTCGATTTAAGGCTCGATAACAAATTTCGTGTCTTCAATGATCATACCGCCCCTTATATCGATCTGAGTGGTCCAAGCAATCAAATGCAAAAAATCATGGACACGATAATGGGCGATGAAATTACCATTGCTGAAGGTGACGCTTTCTTCCTGCATCCAGGAGAATTGGCATTGGCGGCGACATTTGAGTCCGTCTCTATTCCGGATGATTTGGTCGGCTGGTTGGATGGGCGCTCCAGTCTGGCCAGACTTGGCTTGATGGTACACGTTACCGCGCACCGAATTGATCCAGGCTGGAATGGACAAATCGTATTGGAAATATTCAACAGCGGTAAGCTGCCATTGGCACTAAGACCTGGAATGGATATTTGCGCCATCAACTTTGAAACCTTGTCCAGTGCTGCAATTAAGCCTTACAACAAACGCGCAGATGCAAAGTACCGCGACCAGAAAGGCCCAACTGCAAGCCGCATCACTCAAGATCAAGCTCGCAATATGGACGAGCGCCAGCTTGACCTACTAAGCTAA
- a CDS encoding DUF3108 domain-containing protein, protein MFLFNKPHHLTLTFLACLALFSAPSRAETLYPFKATFNVRVFGFNVGEAKQSLSCQQQNCLLTSEASPPKWAQRFINESAIEKIKLIQNDKEFKWLEYKKYLTRHYDDHTVHKTYTLIRDDAKHRVHYVEENKNWPLHKLVYDTISIAYAIQYRVLNHLPLNNLYFQDNKIQQKILFSVTNQPDEIDLDFKDELQTKRFEFHNDKMSVKLWLVPEIRDFPGQIEIENKAEKRTITLELNRVPDFSN, encoded by the coding sequence ATGTTTTTATTCAATAAACCCCATCACCTAACCCTCACTTTTTTAGCTTGCTTAGCCCTATTCTCTGCGCCATCTCGTGCGGAAACACTTTACCCTTTCAAAGCGACGTTCAATGTGCGCGTGTTTGGGTTTAACGTAGGCGAAGCCAAGCAGTCCCTAAGCTGCCAACAACAAAACTGCCTACTAACAAGTGAAGCCTCACCACCAAAATGGGCGCAGCGCTTTATCAACGAATCCGCTATCGAAAAAATCAAACTGATTCAGAACGACAAAGAGTTCAAATGGCTTGAGTACAAAAAGTATCTGACCCGCCATTATGATGACCACACCGTGCACAAAACCTACACCCTCATTCGCGACGATGCGAAACATCGTGTGCATTATGTGGAAGAAAACAAAAACTGGCCATTGCACAAACTGGTGTATGACACCATTTCCATTGCTTATGCAATCCAGTACCGTGTGCTCAATCATTTGCCACTCAATAACCTGTACTTCCAAGACAACAAGATACAACAAAAAATCCTGTTTTCGGTAACCAACCAGCCAGACGAAATTGATCTGGATTTTAAGGATGAGCTACAAACGAAGCGCTTTGAGTTCCATAATGATAAAATGAGCGTTAAATTATGGCTTGTACCGGAAATAAGAGATTTTCCCGGACAAATTGAAATTGAAAACAAAGCGGAAAAGAGAACAATTACGCTTGAATTAAACAGAGTCCCCGACTTTTCCAACTGA
- the purN gene encoding phosphoribosylglycinamide formyltransferase produces MTQTSQRTPIAVLISGNGSNLQALIDAQPHSHYDIQLVISNRPNVKGLDRAKSAGIETLVLDHKAYDSREAFDLAMIDALDAKQVQVVILAGFMRILTSAFTHHFLGRMLNIHPSLLPKYPGLDTHQRALEAGDSEHGLSIHFVTAELDGGPVILQAKVTIEQNDSVETLRQKIHTLEHQTYPLVADWLASGTLTLEDNKVRFKGELLTAPLDFAEITQRER; encoded by the coding sequence ATGACACAAACATCTCAAAGAACTCCTATCGCTGTTTTAATTTCAGGCAATGGCAGTAACCTGCAAGCCCTGATTGATGCACAGCCTCACTCTCACTACGACATCCAACTCGTCATTTCCAATCGTCCCAATGTCAAAGGTCTTGATCGAGCTAAATCTGCCGGCATTGAAACCTTAGTGTTAGACCATAAAGCCTATGACTCTCGTGAAGCCTTTGATCTGGCTATGATTGACGCACTGGATGCCAAGCAAGTGCAAGTGGTTATTTTGGCTGGATTCATGCGCATACTAACGTCAGCATTCACCCATCACTTTTTGGGACGTATGCTGAACATCCACCCTTCATTGCTGCCTAAATACCCTGGGCTTGATACCCATCAGCGAGCATTAGAGGCTGGGGATAGCGAACACGGTTTAAGTATTCATTTTGTCACTGCTGAACTAGATGGCGGCCCTGTTATCCTTCAAGCAAAAGTCACGATAGAGCAAAACGATAGCGTAGAAACCCTACGTCAAAAAATTCACACGCTTGAACACCAAACTTATCCTTTGGTTGCAGACTGGCTGGCATCTGGTACATTGACACTAGAAGACAATAAAGTGCGTTTTAAAGGCGAATTACTGACAGCACCGCTTGATTTCGCTGAAATCACGCAAAGAGAACGCTAG